DNA from Lemur catta isolate mLemCat1 chromosome 7, mLemCat1.pri, whole genome shotgun sequence:
ttttttggtagttctcttatgtttcaagttcccaggccaaTAAGATTTGCTGACCAGGGCTTTGAAACTTTGTGTTGCACCAATGCAttcccttttaaatttctttcccagaaatggcgGAGCCGCCTTGCAGGCACAAGATAACTACAAAGCTTCACACTGCCTATTTGTCTGGAGAAGGTATGCTGAGCCATTCTCCACTGCAGATTGTGCCCAAGGACCCATTGAGCAGGCAcacaaggctgaaagaatgaccaatattaaTCCCTAACTCATTATAGTACAAAATTCCTGCCCTGGGAGGGACTTAtccaccattttttgatcatgggatgTATGCAGTAGCATGATTTTTCACTGCGCTTGCAtgccctgcactccagcccaaaCATGCAGTGATCACTACCctcatacaatatttattttacctcCAGAAAAACCCCTGACCCTGTCAAtcggggaggtggatttgaggcaGTTCATACCTCAAATCCCTCCTTCCAGTAGACACATCTCctgaaaacttttcttctttgacaATCCTCTTCTTAGCAATTGGCTTACTGTGTATCGAGTAACATTGAACCCCCTTGTGGGTTTGTTAACAGAACCATCAAACTGGGAAAAGGCAGTTAGGATTACTAAGAGAACATTTAAGACTTTTggtaataaatttaaatgaaacttGTCAGCACAGTTGTATGCTTTTCTCAGCCTACAGTGAAATTAGGCAGAGTTAGGTATAATCATGATGAGTTTACCAGGCGAGTAGTATGCCAGAATTATTATATTAACTGATCATGAAGTTGTCTTGAAGCTAGAGAACTAGGATCAAGAAGCAGCAAGAAGGTGCAAGAATGACACCTATCCACTTATGAGTCCATGGGAAATGAAAGAAGCAGCCACCGCCGCTGGAAAAGCAGTATCCTCAGCGGACAGCCAGATTTCTCTTACAGCAAAAAGATAAGGGAACCTTTAGAAAAGAGGTTATAGATATGTGAATCTTGCTGTTGCTAAGTTATGAGTTATAAATGGTAGGGAGGAAAGGTTTGGGGAATTGGTGATAAGAGAAAAAATGAGTCAGATGAGGAATTTCCAGAGCATATTGGGATAAAAATCGGAAAGATGACCTAGAGAGCTTGGGCTTTTATGTAAACTGTGGCAAACAGGGTATAAAGCTTAATTGGGTTAAATGTGAAAAATCCATCTTGgctataatttctttcttgagACTTATCTTTTAGGTAGGTTGTAGTAATAAAGCGGGGGTGTTTGGCAGTGAGCTTGCTAGAAGTGCTTGAACTTTGTGGGCTTGTCCTTCACTCCTGCAATGGCAATGTcaaggctggggaggggtggtctGCTGAGCACACAGATGTCTGTGGGTCCCCTGTAGAGTTCAGAATCTGACGACTTCCCACTTCCTCCAGGGCTGCCACCCCAGTCCCAGGCACTACTGTCTCTCACCTGCTCCATTGCAAAAGCCTCGTAACTGTTTTCCCTATTTCCCTGGTTTCCCACCACCACAGTGGATTCCTCACTCTGGAGGCAGACTGATAAATTGAATTGCTCCAGTCCTTTGCTCAAAACTCACCAGTGACTAATTACAttcacaaaaaaaatccaaagtcctcACCAGACCTACAAACCCTTTAGGAGCCCCACCCCTACTGTTTTGGTTCCCTTCAGCTACAATATCTCCTTGCCATTCTTCAAAGACAACAAGAATACCCCTACCTCAGGGCTTTTACTCTCAGAGGGCCTTCTCTGCCTGGACCATCCTTCTCCCAGGGAATTGCATGTTCAGTTGTCCCATTTCATTCTGatttctgctcaaatgtcaccttttcagagAGGCCCTGTCCGTTCACCCTATTTAGAATAGTTTATCctgattcctttttcttcacagcacttaccaCCACCTAACATGTCCATAAGTTAATTTGAATAGTATCTTGTATCtatattcaaaaaagaaagtaaactttGTAAATAAAggatctttgttttttcatttcttccatgcCTAAATCAATATTGACTTAATAGCCTATGGCTAGAACGtagtgaattatttaataattgaatAACTGAACTATTACACAATTGGTTGCATATCCTGCCAGGCTGGGATACTCTAggtgaggcaggaagaggagaagatGAGGCCTTGGCAACTATGCAGAACATAAGCTACAAACATAAGATATGCTGAAGGATGTGGTATTCTTGGAAGGTGCTGTGCCCCATGGAGGGCTGGGTTTGTGGTGACTGGAATATGCAGTGAGAGTGGCAGCGGCCAGATCTCTGTGTGCTAAACAGAGAGTAGTGACAGCCCACCAAAGTCCTTTAACTGTGGTGATGGCAATTAGTGCGAGGTTCTGGTGATGGTCAGTGCTCATCAGCACCTGGCTGATGTGTGGATTCTTCCTACTCTGGCCCACCAGGTTATTCCTTTTCCGCTTTCAGACTTGAATAGTTTGGGTTTGAGAAATCAAGACAGCCTTTATGACTAAATAGCTGGGTCTATCTATGTAATATGTTTCCCTTTATGTATGGGTATGTTATTATTGTCTTTCCCTACATGTGGGTCTGTTTTTGTGTCTCTAGGtgtttgtgtgtatctgtgtatacaTATGGCTGTGTGTACCTATATGTTGATTCTATGTGCCTACATATGTGAATCTTCCACTGTGTGAGCTTGTGTATCTGTGTACACCTGTCTGAGGAAACATATGCATGTTCTTGGATATTTGAGCACGGTACATGAAACTGATTCTTTTTATCTCTATATTAATATGAGCATGAAGTACGTGTATTTGTGTGTTCCTGTATGTGCAGTTGGTAAGATAGAGATATCACACACAGTTGCTTTTTTGCAAAAGAAACAAAGCCAAACCTCGGGTGGGGGCAAGTAGGTGTAGCCATTTTATTGACAGCTCTTCCAGCCGTGGCCAATGATCTGTTATTCAGTATAGAAAGCATTGGTTGGTAACTCCTATTCCGGGAATTCTCCTGGCTGGAAGCATCAGAAGAAGTGGAAATGGCAGATGAGATAGTCGAGTGGGTTAGCCGGCAGGTAGCAAGCAAACAGTTAGGCATGGTAGTTAGAATCCCTGGGACCTCTTCAGCTTATGGATAGCAGCACTGGTGTCCCCCTCAGTAGCAATAAGTGCCTGTAGATTAGCATGGTGGTTCTGGAATCCCATGGCCTGAAGGGATTCCATCTGCTTGCTGAAATGAATCTCAGGGGCTTGTAGAATGTGGGAAGGATCCCCATCCAGAGACTGTAGTCTCTGTAGGACTGCCCCCGACTTACAGCAGCGCTCAGGCCCTTTGGATTCAGTTATAACTGGAGCATTCCAGGGCAAGGGCACTGGGTCAGGGGAGCTGCAGCTGGGAGCAGGAAGCCAACCCAGGCCCCCTAGGTAGGGTGTAACCCAGGGCAGAAGAATAGGAGCTTCTGTGGCCAACAGCTAGTGACCCTGCTCAATCTGCAATATTGCTTGTGATGCTTTAGGGTTTGCTAAGGCTATAAGCAGATCAGAAAGCTGTATCTGCTGCAGGCTTGTGGGCAACTCCTGCTGCCACTGTTCACTCAGCTGGGGCATACTCACGAACAACATCATCTGAGCTGCCAGGTAGGGGTTGTTCATAAGCAACTGCATCATGCCTCCTGTGATCTGGGAGTTGGTCTGCTCATCCAACAGCTGGATATCATCCTTGAATCTCTGTTCAGAGCTACTTAAAGAGATAGTGGCATCCTTGTCTTCATCCTGGGGCTGCTGGCTGAGCTCTACGCTAGGTAAGGCTGGTATCCCAGATGGCTGATGAAAGGCACAGATGTGATTCTGTCCCTTGGTGGAAATAGTGGCAGTATTGGCCCTGGAATTATGGTTGACCCTGTCGGAGGTTCCATTGGCTGAGGTGATTGAAGAAAAACTGCACAAACTCGTATAGATGACTCGGGCTGTAGGGAGCTGTGGGAGCTGGTCCCACCGTTCCTGGGACGGTGATGGAGATGGGGTTGAGGACTTGAATTGATCCAGCACTTGTCCTGCCAGAAGAGCTACGAAAGGGTTTCTTTCAAAAGGATCTTGCATTCTGTTGAGCAGCTGATCATTGAAATCAGCACAGCTCCGATTCAGGGTATTGTTCCCACCTGGCATTGTCTCTAAGCCCAGGTATGGCTGTGAGTTCGGTGGATGCTCATGGTTCTGTGCAGGTTGCTGGATCTACATTATCTCTTGGATCATGGCAAGGTTCCTGGCCAGCTCCATGGTCTGCAACAGGATCTCTGAATTGTTAAGGAGGTGGGAGACTTCTGGGTTCTGCTGCATCAATTGTTGTATGTCTGGGTATTCTGAGATGAACTGCTGCAACAACTCTGTGTTGGACAGAAGCCTCCGGATGCTAGGATTCTCCAGCATCTGTGCTATGTGCTCTGGACTGCTCACTTCCAGGTTCTGGGTATGCACCTTGGGTGCATCAGACCCCACAAAGTGAGCTGATTCCACTGGAGCTTGATTCACGCCAGCAGGTTGGTGCACCCCACTGCTGTTTCCTTTGGTGTTTCTGTCCCGGTCGTGGAAGGGCTCATTGGTTGGCAGGTTTGAGGAGGAATGGGCTAGGGATCTGGAGCCATGTTTGGACTTGATGACCAGGTGGATGGTGTGGCCATCCATGATGCCCCTCTGGCTCAGCGTGTCATGGTCTTTGAGAAGGCGGCCCATGAAGACCAGCACTAGTTGGTCCGTTTGACACTGGAAGTGAGCCGATAGCTTCTCCTTGAACTGCCTCACTGAGGTGTCATCAGCTATCATAAAGTCTTTCTGGCTGCCTGGTGTCTTCACTATCACTCGATTGACACTCAAAGAGATATTCCTGTCTGTAGGCAGACCTGAAGGATGCCCACTCTGGGGCATCCTAGGTGTTTGAGAGACGACATGAGGCATGGGCCTCAGTGGATGGCAGGCAGGAAGCAGGTggaagcagaggcagaagggATGAGGGCAGGCAATGTTTCTGCTGGCCTTTGTCTCAGGTGTTGTATTCTCAGGCCACAGGATAGTTTCCTTGTTGCCCAAAAAGGGGTGAATGATTGCTCTGGGGCCAGGTATTTTGCGATGTTGTGCCCTCACCCCAGCTCTCCAGATGTGGCCCAGCGGAGGCTTGGTGTGGCTACTGATTCATACTTGGCCCAGGTAAACTAAATGGTGATGACTCCTCCCAGTGCTGCCCCTCTTCCTGTCCCACCAAGGGCATGACATCTTCAGAAAAGT
Protein-coding regions in this window:
- the UBQLNL gene encoding LOW QUALITY PROTEIN: ubiquilin-like protein (The sequence of the model RefSeq protein was modified relative to this genomic sequence to represent the inferred CDS: substituted 2 bases at 2 genomic stop codons), which codes for MPHVVSQTPRMPQSGHPSGLPTDRNISLSVNRVIVKTPGSQKDFMIADDTSVRQFKEKLSAHFQCQTDQLVLVFMGRLLKDHDTLSQRGIMDGHTIHLVIKSKHGSRSLAHSSSNLPTNEPFHDRDRNTKGNSSGVHQPAGVNQAPVESAHFVGSDAPKVHTQNLEVSSPEHIAQMLENPSIRRLLSNTELLQQFISEYPDIQQLMQQNPEVSHLLNNSEILLQTMELARNLAMIQEIMXIQQPAQNHEHPPNSQPYLGLETMPGGNNTLNRSCADFNDQLLNRMQDPFERNPFVALLAGQVLDQFKSSTPSPSPSQERWDQLPQLPTARVIYTSLCSFSSITSANGTSDRVNHNSRANTATISTKGQNHICAFHQPSGIPALPSVELSQQPQDEDKDATISLSSSEQRFKDDIQLLDEQTNSQITGGMMQLLMNNPYLAAQMMLFVSMPQLSEQWQQELPTSLQQIQLSDLLIALANPKASQAILQIEQGHXLLATEAPILLPWVTPYLGGLGWLPAPSCSSPDPVPLPWNAPVITESKGPERCCKSGAVLQRLQSLDGDPSHILQAPEIHFSKQMESLQAMGFQNHHANLQALIATEGDTSAAIHKLKRSQGF